In Sphingomonas psychrotolerans, the following proteins share a genomic window:
- a CDS encoding PAS domain-containing protein: MSSSLRFLDHGGEMARRIRTHDWASTPIGAIEHWPQSLRFAINIALGSSFPTAIYWGPELRLLYNDAWAPIPADRHPSALGRPGAEVWADIWHLVGPEMEQVLATGDGFSTYDQMLPMERNGRPQETWWNYSFTPIRDEHGAVVGILNQGSETTRTVLAERARLAEVGRLRELFEQAPGAVALLHGADFVFEIANPAYLNLIGGREVVGQRVRDVLPEVVDQGFVELLDRVFRSGTTYRADSVPILLQRIPDGEAERRMLDFVYQPIKDASGKTTDIFVLANDVTERATAEAALRASEERLQLALDSSVGVGTWFWDVPENRVTADLRFLRLYGVDETLDGVGAPVEAFLVNVHPEDRQALDAAIAQALASGEHFSEECRLVQPNGSIRWVAAQGRPFLDAEGRPLRFPGVSFDITERKLAEQAARAAAEELREANEAQSFVYALAEKQRVLDTPDGVMAVTADALVDQLRASRVGFYRIVGGDTILFGPSATRGDLPLLGGTIPLKGIGARAIEAYRAGRTLISHDTERDPALDDSDIGQRTAAVIGVPLLRGGEWVSTMFVNEATPRQWSPDEIVFIEAIAEMSWDAVERAGALMALRESEEKFRAIANSIDPMVWSTLPDGYHDYYNDRWYEFTGVPYGSTDGEGWADVFHPHDQERTWALWRQCLATGAPYHIEYRLRHHSGTYRWVLGRAQPVRDDTGRIIRWFGTCTDIQEIVDAREVLARSREELEAAVHQRTEQLMQAEQQLRQAQKMEAVGQLTGGIAHDFNNMLAVVIGALDLLERRIAQGRTDIDRYIVAARDGATRAAALTQRLLAFSRQQPLAPTPVDANAMVAGMIELLARTLGEAVTVETRLTDGLRPALADPNQLENAILNLCVNGRDAMSGGGRLTIETACIAANASEAQALGVEPGDYVAIGVRDTGSGMPPEVAARAFDPFFTTKGVGKGTGLGLSQVFGFARQSGGTVRIDTEQGKGTRVCLYLPVYHGAVDAAAQAGDVAAAERARSGETVMVVEDEERVRSYSVEALRELGYGVVSAADGIEALAMIERGQSVSLLFTDVVMPEMSGRELAKRARERLPDLRILLTSGYTPDIAGLDDSILTKPFDIDRLARRVRAALDEPKDT, translated from the coding sequence ATGTCCTCGTCGCTTCGCTTTCTGGATCACGGCGGCGAGATGGCCCGCCGGATCCGGACGCACGACTGGGCTTCCACGCCGATCGGCGCGATCGAACATTGGCCGCAATCGCTTCGCTTCGCGATCAACATCGCCTTGGGATCGAGCTTCCCGACCGCGATCTATTGGGGCCCCGAGCTCCGCCTCCTCTACAACGACGCCTGGGCGCCGATCCCTGCCGATCGCCACCCTTCGGCGCTGGGCCGGCCGGGTGCGGAGGTCTGGGCCGACATCTGGCATCTCGTCGGCCCCGAGATGGAGCAGGTGCTCGCGACTGGCGACGGCTTCTCCACCTATGACCAGATGCTACCGATGGAGCGAAACGGCCGGCCGCAGGAAACCTGGTGGAATTACAGCTTCACGCCGATCCGCGACGAGCATGGCGCCGTGGTCGGCATCCTCAATCAGGGCAGCGAAACCACCCGCACTGTGCTCGCCGAGCGTGCCCGCCTCGCCGAGGTCGGGCGGCTGCGCGAATTGTTCGAACAGGCGCCTGGCGCGGTCGCACTGCTGCACGGCGCGGACTTCGTGTTCGAGATCGCGAACCCCGCTTATCTCAATCTGATCGGTGGTCGCGAAGTTGTCGGCCAGCGAGTCCGCGATGTGCTTCCCGAGGTCGTCGACCAAGGCTTTGTTGAACTGCTCGACCGGGTGTTTCGGAGCGGCACGACCTATCGGGCCGATTCGGTGCCCATTCTGCTCCAGCGGATACCGGACGGCGAGGCTGAGCGGAGGATGCTCGATTTCGTCTATCAGCCGATCAAGGACGCGAGCGGGAAAACCACCGACATTTTCGTGCTCGCCAATGATGTGACGGAGCGCGCCACCGCCGAGGCGGCGTTGCGCGCCAGCGAGGAAAGGCTTCAACTGGCGCTCGATTCGTCGGTGGGGGTCGGCACCTGGTTCTGGGACGTGCCCGAGAACCGCGTCACCGCCGATCTGCGTTTCCTTCGACTATATGGCGTCGACGAGACGCTGGACGGCGTCGGCGCACCGGTCGAGGCGTTCCTCGTCAACGTGCATCCCGAAGATCGTCAGGCGCTCGACGCAGCGATCGCGCAAGCGTTGGCGAGCGGCGAACATTTTTCGGAGGAGTGCCGGCTGGTCCAGCCTAATGGCTCGATCCGCTGGGTCGCGGCGCAAGGGCGTCCTTTCCTAGACGCGGAGGGGCGACCTCTTCGTTTCCCCGGCGTCAGCTTCGACATCACCGAGCGCAAGCTCGCCGAGCAAGCTGCGCGCGCCGCGGCCGAGGAGCTTCGCGAGGCGAATGAGGCACAGTCCTTTGTTTATGCGCTGGCCGAGAAGCAGCGGGTGCTCGACACGCCCGACGGGGTCATGGCCGTCACCGCCGATGCGCTAGTGGATCAACTTCGGGCGAGCCGCGTCGGCTTCTACCGGATCGTCGGCGGCGACACGATCCTCTTCGGCCCGTCTGCGACGCGCGGCGACTTGCCGTTGTTGGGCGGAACGATCCCGCTCAAGGGGATCGGCGCCAGGGCAATCGAGGCGTATCGCGCCGGCCGAACGCTGATTTCGCACGATACTGAACGCGATCCGGCGCTGGACGACAGCGATATCGGCCAACGCACGGCAGCGGTGATCGGCGTGCCGCTGCTGCGCGGGGGTGAGTGGGTCTCGACGATGTTCGTCAACGAAGCGACCCCCCGGCAGTGGAGCCCCGACGAGATCGTCTTTATCGAGGCGATCGCTGAAATGTCATGGGACGCCGTCGAGCGCGCGGGCGCACTGATGGCGCTGCGCGAAAGCGAGGAGAAATTCCGCGCTATCGCCAATTCGATCGATCCGATGGTCTGGTCGACTTTGCCCGACGGCTATCATGATTATTACAACGACCGCTGGTACGAATTCACCGGCGTGCCCTACGGCTCGACCGACGGCGAGGGCTGGGCGGATGTGTTCCATCCCCATGATCAGGAGCGGACCTGGGCGCTGTGGCGGCAGTGCCTCGCCACCGGCGCGCCTTATCATATCGAATACCGTCTGCGGCACCATTCGGGCACGTATCGCTGGGTGCTTGGCCGAGCCCAGCCGGTGCGCGACGATACGGGGCGGATCATCCGCTGGTTCGGCACCTGTACCGACATTCAGGAGATCGTCGACGCGCGCGAAGTGCTGGCGCGCTCGCGCGAGGAACTCGAGGCAGCGGTCCACCAGCGCACCGAACAGCTGATGCAGGCCGAGCAGCAGCTTCGCCAGGCCCAGAAGATGGAAGCGGTGGGGCAATTGACCGGCGGCATCGCACACGACTTCAACAATATGCTCGCCGTGGTGATCGGTGCACTCGATCTGCTCGAGCGGCGGATCGCACAGGGCCGGACCGACATCGATCGTTATATCGTCGCCGCGCGGGACGGCGCCACCCGCGCCGCCGCGCTGACTCAGCGGCTGCTCGCTTTCTCGCGCCAGCAGCCGCTGGCGCCGACGCCGGTCGACGCAAATGCGATGGTCGCGGGGATGATCGAGCTGCTCGCGCGCACGCTCGGGGAAGCCGTAACCGTCGAAACCCGTCTCACCGATGGACTCCGCCCGGCGCTGGCCGACCCGAACCAGCTCGAGAATGCGATCCTCAACCTGTGCGTCAATGGTCGCGATGCCATGTCGGGCGGTGGCAGGCTGACGATAGAGACCGCGTGTATCGCGGCAAACGCGAGCGAGGCGCAGGCACTCGGCGTGGAGCCCGGCGACTATGTCGCGATTGGGGTGCGCGATACCGGTTCGGGCATGCCTCCCGAAGTCGCTGCGCGCGCGTTCGACCCATTCTTCACCACCAAGGGTGTCGGCAAGGGCACCGGACTGGGCCTCAGCCAGGTGTTCGGCTTTGCCCGGCAGTCGGGCGGCACGGTGCGGATCGACACCGAGCAGGGCAAAGGCACCCGCGTCTGCCTTTATCTCCCGGTCTATCACGGCGCAGTCGACGCGGCAGCACAGGCCGGCGACGTCGCCGCTGCCGAACGCGCGCGGTCAGGCGAAACCGTGATGGTGGTCGAGGACGAGGAACGCGTGCGCAGCTATTCGGTCGAAGCGCTGCGCGAGCTTGGCTACGGCGTCGTCTCCGCCGCCGACGGCATCGAGGCGCTGGCCATGATCGAGCGCGGGCAAAGCGTGTCGTTGCTGTTCACCGACGTGGTGATGCCCGAGATGAGCGGTCGCGAGCTGGCGAAGCGCGCCCGCGAGCGGCTGCCCGATCTCAGGATATTGCTGACCAGCGGCTATACCCCCGACATCGCCGGGCTCGACGATTCGATTCTCACCAAGCCGTTCGACATCGATCGACTGGCGCGCCGGGTGCGTGCCGCGCTCGACGAACCCAAAGACACTTGA
- a CDS encoding 2'-5' RNA ligase family protein, translating to MMFATTGGNVSGQQIRRDDQMLYLMIKPDPEAAAAMDGLRHQYDLARKYALERFHFTLVPFGDIRLLSPENLELIRRAAASLQTEPFEVTLNRIRGNGLVGSRMLALRDFQRALVARLDAFGVDRPDYAFNPHVSLTYEEWQQRNIPVSPISWRVRQLLLINSVHGKGHELLGSWTLAPRQGSLF from the coding sequence ATGATGTTCGCGACCACCGGGGGAAATGTGTCCGGCCAGCAGATACGCCGCGACGACCAGATGCTCTATTTGATGATCAAGCCCGATCCGGAGGCAGCCGCGGCGATGGACGGTCTGCGGCACCAATATGATCTGGCGCGCAAATATGCCCTGGAGCGTTTCCACTTCACGCTCGTCCCGTTCGGCGACATCCGGCTGCTCTCGCCGGAAAACCTCGAACTGATCCGCCGCGCTGCCGCATCGCTGCAGACCGAACCCTTCGAGGTTACCCTCAATCGTATCCGCGGCAATGGGCTGGTCGGCAGCCGAATGCTGGCGCTACGCGATTTCCAGCGTGCGCTCGTCGCCCGGCTCGACGCGTTCGGAGTCGATCGCCCGGATTATGCGTTTAATCCGCATGTCTCGCTCACCTATGAGGAATGGCAGCAGCGCAACATCCCGGTGTCGCCGATAAGCTGGCGCGTCCGGCAACTCCTGCTGATCAACAGCGTCCACGGCAAAGGCCATGAACTGCTCGGCAGCTGGACGCTCGCACCGCGGCAGGGATCGCTCTTCTAG
- a CDS encoding fumarylacetoacetate hydrolase family protein: MKLASLKHGRDGKLVVVSNDLAWCADATAVAPTLQGALDDWDRVEGDLRNLATDLEHETIPMLRFHERQAASPLPRAYQWADGSAYVNHVALVRQARGAEMPESFWQEPLMYQGGSDGFLGPRDPIPLADESWGCDLEAEVVVVTGDVPLGASREEALAAVRLVGLTNDVSLRNLIPGELAKGFGFFQSKPASAFSPVFVTPDALGDWWKDGKLHRKLMVDLNGKPFGRAEAGEDMTFDFGTLIAHAAKTRALGAGTIIGSGTVSNRDADGGPGKPIAEGGVGYSCLAEVRTVETIRGGKAETPFLKAGDIVRIWAEDDRHHAIFGVIEQTVGG, translated from the coding sequence ATGAAACTCGCCAGCCTCAAGCACGGTCGTGACGGCAAGCTCGTCGTGGTGTCGAACGATCTGGCGTGGTGCGCCGACGCGACCGCAGTCGCGCCGACGCTGCAGGGGGCGCTCGACGACTGGGATCGAGTGGAGGGCGATCTGCGCAATCTGGCGACCGATCTAGAGCACGAGACGATCCCGATGCTGCGCTTTCACGAGCGCCAGGCGGCGTCGCCCCTGCCGCGGGCCTATCAATGGGCAGACGGCTCGGCCTATGTGAACCATGTCGCGCTCGTTCGTCAGGCGCGCGGCGCCGAGATGCCCGAGAGCTTCTGGCAGGAACCCTTGATGTACCAAGGTGGCAGCGACGGCTTTCTCGGCCCGCGCGATCCGATCCCGCTCGCCGATGAATCCTGGGGCTGCGATCTCGAGGCCGAAGTCGTGGTGGTGACCGGCGACGTGCCGCTCGGCGCATCGCGGGAAGAGGCGCTCGCAGCGGTCCGGCTGGTCGGACTCACCAACGATGTGAGCTTGCGCAATCTCATTCCGGGCGAGCTGGCCAAAGGCTTCGGCTTCTTCCAGTCCAAGCCGGCCAGTGCCTTCTCGCCGGTGTTCGTCACGCCCGACGCGCTCGGCGACTGGTGGAAGGACGGCAAGCTCCACCGCAAGCTGATGGTCGACCTCAACGGCAAGCCCTTCGGCCGCGCCGAGGCGGGCGAGGACATGACCTTCGATTTCGGCACGCTGATCGCGCATGCAGCAAAGACCCGTGCGCTGGGCGCTGGGACGATCATCGGTTCGGGCACCGTCTCGAACCGCGACGCCGATGGCGGCCCCGGCAAGCCGATCGCCGAGGGCGGCGTCGGCTATTCGTGCCTCGCCGAGGTGCGGACGGTGGAGACGATCCGCGGCGGCAAGGCGGAGACGCCCTTCCTAAAGGCCGGCGATATCGTGCGCATCTGGGCTGAAGACGACAGGCACCACGCGATCTTCGGGGTGATCGAGCAGACGGTTGGCGGCTAG
- a CDS encoding DUF6504 family protein: MQRVAALFLPMWPIERLRQAERRAAPPEPRAPAALDPLREAAAAEQEHACSVPRGGGWRPGARWAREEQLGKVAVPPAHRLPARHEIGRRDEAAGHPFRAMPSDAGGRSDSGTRQSPLLVTSLRNGNRVEIAAACPQARALGLAPGMALAQARAQVAGLDIRPADPESDRAHLASLAVALARRWTPTVAIEGDDTLFLDLTGVAHLHGGEAAMAARLRRMLARLGYSARIAIADTPGAAWALAHFRRGDGILCAPKEQAEALASLPIEALRIDAAAVELLHRLGVTRIAQLAAMPRAPLVRRFGTAIVARLEQALGGLPEPLYPVMPPEPIAVVQRFAEPIATAEAIEHWLGTLVPRLTVVLEAKGLGASRIELVADRIDGVPQRIRIGLARPNRDGAHLLRLLVRRIEQIEPGYGIDVLTLHVRRALPLGPEPFVERLDEEATPDLATLVDTLATRIGLGALWRSRPVESDVPERSVAPMGVLDSPERAGARTKIDAVGQLDRNPALDPWHPQWPKPARLLHRPERLDHVVAELPDHAPRRFTWRGQSHRVVRADGPERIHGEWWRRAAETHHVRDYFRVEDDAGRRYWLFRKGDGERPVTGDLSWYLHGVFG, from the coding sequence ATGCAACGGGTCGCTGCGCTCTTCCTGCCGATGTGGCCGATCGAAAGGCTACGGCAGGCGGAGCGGCGCGCCGCGCCGCCTGAGCCGCGCGCGCCCGCCGCACTCGATCCGCTGCGCGAGGCCGCTGCGGCGGAGCAGGAACATGCCTGCTCGGTGCCGCGCGGCGGCGGCTGGCGCCCCGGTGCCCGCTGGGCGCGCGAGGAACAGCTCGGCAAGGTTGCGGTGCCTCCGGCGCACCGTCTGCCGGCCAGGCACGAGATCGGCCGGAGGGACGAAGCGGCGGGACACCCGTTCCGCGCAATGCCGTCGGATGCGGGCGGTCGGTCGGACAGTGGGACCCGGCAATCGCCGCTCCTCGTCACCAGCCTCCGCAACGGCAACCGCGTCGAAATCGCCGCTGCTTGCCCGCAAGCACGCGCGCTGGGACTCGCGCCCGGAATGGCGCTCGCCCAGGCGCGCGCACAGGTCGCGGGGCTCGACATCCGTCCTGCCGATCCGGAAAGTGATCGCGCCCATCTCGCCAGCCTCGCGGTCGCACTGGCGCGGCGCTGGACCCCGACAGTGGCGATCGAAGGCGACGACACTTTGTTCCTCGATCTGACCGGCGTCGCGCATCTGCACGGCGGCGAAGCGGCGATGGCGGCGCGGCTGCGGCGCATGCTGGCGCGGCTGGGCTATAGCGCGCGGATCGCGATCGCCGACACGCCCGGCGCGGCCTGGGCGCTCGCGCACTTTCGCCGGGGTGACGGAATTTTATGCGCGCCAAAGGAGCAAGCCGAAGCGCTCGCCTCGCTTCCGATCGAGGCGCTGCGCATCGATGCTGCCGCAGTCGAATTGCTCCACCGGCTGGGCGTGACCCGGATCGCGCAGCTCGCGGCGATGCCGCGCGCGCCTTTGGTCCGCAGATTCGGCACTGCGATCGTCGCCCGGCTCGAACAGGCATTGGGCGGGCTGCCCGAGCCGCTGTATCCGGTGATGCCACCCGAGCCGATCGCAGTCGTTCAACGCTTCGCCGAGCCGATCGCCACCGCCGAGGCGATCGAGCATTGGCTGGGGACGCTCGTTCCGCGCCTCACTGTCGTCCTCGAAGCGAAGGGGCTGGGCGCGAGCCGGATAGAATTGGTCGCCGACCGGATCGACGGGGTGCCGCAGCGCATCCGCATCGGTCTTGCCCGCCCCAACCGCGACGGCGCGCACCTGCTGCGCCTGCTCGTCCGTCGCATCGAGCAGATCGAGCCGGGCTATGGCATCGACGTGCTCACGCTGCATGTCCGTCGCGCGCTGCCATTGGGTCCCGAACCCTTCGTCGAGCGGCTCGACGAGGAGGCGACGCCTGACCTCGCGACGTTGGTCGACACGCTTGCCACGCGCATCGGTCTGGGCGCGCTGTGGCGCAGCCGGCCGGTCGAGAGCGACGTGCCTGAGCGCTCGGTCGCGCCTATGGGCGTGCTCGACTCGCCCGAGCGTGCCGGCGCCCGCACGAAGATCGACGCTGTCGGCCAGCTCGATCGCAACCCGGCGCTGGATCCCTGGCATCCGCAATGGCCCAAGCCGGCGCGGCTGCTGCACCGGCCCGAACGGCTCGACCATGTCGTCGCCGAACTGCCCGACCATGCCCCGCGCCGTTTCACCTGGCGCGGGCAATCGCACCGCGTGGTGCGCGCCGACGGGCCCGAGCGGATCCACGGCGAATGGTGGAGACGCGCAGCCGAGACGCATCATGTCCGCGATTATTTCCGCGTCGAGGACGATGCCGGCCGCCGCTATTGGCTGTTCCGCAAGGGCGATGGCGAACGCCCGGTGACAGGGGATCTCAGCTGGTATCTTCACGGGGTGTTCGGATGA
- a CDS encoding VOC family protein, with protein MKLRALLFAGLLPLGSPAFAQDKPAPVARLDHVAIWVADQQKSIDFYHEMFGLGEIPAPFPPGGPRWMRLAGGVELHIQPGRTAPVEQPRRVHMAIAVASLDPILALLKARGQGWSDIAGKPGAINASRTDGIRQIFIQDPDGYWIEVNDALKRR; from the coding sequence ATGAAATTGCGCGCACTGCTCTTCGCTGGCCTTCTTCCGCTGGGGTCACCTGCGTTCGCACAGGACAAACCGGCGCCCGTCGCACGGCTCGATCATGTCGCGATCTGGGTCGCGGATCAGCAGAAGAGCATCGACTTTTATCACGAGATGTTCGGCCTCGGCGAAATCCCCGCGCCGTTCCCGCCGGGCGGTCCGCGCTGGATGCGGCTGGCGGGCGGGGTCGAGCTGCACATCCAGCCGGGCCGCACTGCGCCGGTCGAGCAGCCGCGGCGCGTGCACATGGCCATCGCCGTCGCCAGCCTCGATCCGATCCTCGCGCTGCTCAAGGCGCGCGGCCAAGGCTGGAGCGACATCGCGGGTAAGCCAGGCGCGATCAACGCCAGCCGCACCGACGGCATCCGCCAGATCTTCATCCAGGATCCCGACGGCTATTGGATCGAAGTCAACGACGCGCTGAAGCGGCGCTAG
- a CDS encoding error-prone DNA polymerase, translating to MTYAELQVTTHFSFLRGASSPEELFRHAALLGLPALGIVDRNSVGGVVRALVAAEQFYALGVDIRMIAGCRLDLVDGSSVLVWPDDRAAWSRLTRLLTLGKSRADPQHGEKGKCFLHWEDVAAHAEGLTGALVPGLADPGDPLSLRWMADVFGARGHVCLTQHRRPGDAVRLHQLNAAAKRFGLTPLATGDVLYDTPDRRMLQDVVTAIREKCTIDELGFRRERNADRHLKSPEEMARRFRDYPEALRASEAIAERCTFSLRDLEHQYPEEHVLDGRTAQEALHKLAWNGLKQKFAGKPSQAHRDLLTHELGLVEQMGYAPYFLTVNSIVQFALSQQILCQGRGSAANSVICFALGITSIDPIEHQLLFERFISTERKEPPDIDVDFEHERREEVIQWIYESYGHDHAALTAVVSRFRSRGALREVGKALGLPEDLTAALSSQVWGWSNDVDDKHADALNLDRTDPRLALTLQLARELIGTPRHLSQHPGGFVLTRDKLHDLIPVEPAAMVARRVVEWEKLDIEELGFMKVDILGLGMLGCMRRAFDLLAGNKATHLTMASPLMQKDDPLTFEMIRQADTLGVFQIESRAQMSMLPRMKPMNFYDIAIQVAIVRPGPIQGNMVHPYLKRRKNPGLVDYPSPALEKVLKKTLGVPLFQEQAMQVAIIGAGFAPSEADRLRRAMATFKSTGGIGEFRPKLIEGMLANGISPDFAERLVAQIEGFSNYGFPESHAASFAKIAYASSWMKCHHPDVFCCALLNAQPMGFYAPAQLVRDARAHGVEARPVCINQSDWDTRMVSETHARPRHEGFCGTDADWASMQPLRLGMRIVQGLSKDDAGKIIDARAQSPFVSIEDVWRRSGVKPAALERLARADAFQVLGLNRRQALWAIKGLGQRPLDLFSAADAREGLTVPESIEAPVALLPLTEGREVVEDYRATQLSLRAHPVTFLRERLAARRITKCADLAGLKDGARVEVAGLILVRQRPGSAKGVVFVTLEDETGIANAVFWADRFEANRRTVMTATMLAIRGKVQKEGIVIHLVAEAITDLTPWLREVGELDLPRMTVPGDGATHGGTIDPRDRLKLPPQRALESWPPRRSLKAPDLIPVKSRDFH from the coding sequence ATGACCTATGCCGAGCTCCAGGTGACGACGCATTTTTCGTTCCTGCGCGGGGCATCCTCGCCCGAGGAATTGTTCAGGCATGCGGCGCTGCTCGGCCTGCCCGCGCTCGGCATCGTGGACCGCAACTCCGTGGGCGGCGTGGTGCGCGCGTTGGTCGCCGCCGAGCAATTCTATGCGCTCGGCGTGGACATCCGGATGATCGCGGGCTGCCGGCTCGATCTGGTGGACGGCAGCTCGGTGCTCGTCTGGCCCGACGATCGGGCGGCATGGTCGCGCCTTACTCGCCTGCTTACCTTGGGCAAGTCGCGCGCCGATCCCCAACATGGCGAAAAAGGCAAATGCTTCCTCCATTGGGAGGATGTCGCGGCGCATGCCGAAGGGCTGACAGGCGCGCTGGTGCCTGGACTCGCCGACCCGGGCGATCCCCTGTCGCTGCGCTGGATGGCCGATGTGTTCGGCGCGCGCGGCCATGTCTGCCTCACCCAGCATCGCCGCCCCGGCGATGCGGTGCGGCTGCACCAGTTGAACGCCGCGGCGAAGCGCTTCGGGCTGACGCCCCTCGCGACGGGCGACGTGCTCTACGATACGCCCGATCGCCGCATGCTGCAGGACGTCGTCACTGCGATCCGCGAGAAATGCACGATCGACGAGCTCGGCTTCCGCCGCGAGCGCAATGCCGACCGCCATCTCAAATCGCCGGAAGAGATGGCAAGGCGCTTCCGCGACTATCCCGAGGCATTGCGCGCGTCGGAAGCGATCGCCGAGCGCTGCACTTTCTCGCTGCGGGATCTGGAGCATCAATATCCCGAGGAGCATGTCCTCGACGGCAGGACCGCGCAGGAAGCACTGCACAAGCTGGCGTGGAACGGACTCAAGCAGAAGTTCGCCGGCAAGCCCTCACAAGCCCATCGCGATCTGCTCACCCACGAACTCGGGCTGGTCGAACAGATGGGCTATGCGCCCTATTTCCTCACCGTCAATTCGATCGTCCAGTTCGCGCTCAGCCAGCAGATCCTCTGCCAGGGGCGTGGCAGCGCGGCCAATTCGGTGATCTGCTTCGCGCTCGGAATCACTTCGATCGATCCCATCGAGCACCAGTTGCTGTTCGAGCGCTTCATCTCGACCGAGCGCAAGGAGCCGCCCGACATCGACGTCGATTTCGAGCATGAGCGGCGCGAGGAAGTGATCCAGTGGATCTATGAGAGCTACGGCCATGATCATGCCGCGCTGACTGCGGTGGTCAGCCGCTTTCGCTCGCGCGGCGCACTGCGTGAGGTCGGCAAGGCACTGGGCCTGCCCGAGGATCTGACCGCGGCGCTGTCGAGCCAGGTCTGGGGCTGGTCGAACGATGTCGACGACAAGCATGCCGATGCGCTCAATCTCGATCGCACGGATCCGCGGCTCGCGCTGACGCTGCAGCTCGCACGCGAATTGATCGGCACGCCCCGCCATTTGTCGCAGCATCCGGGCGGTTTCGTGCTGACCCGCGACAAGCTGCACGACCTGATCCCGGTCGAACCCGCCGCGATGGTCGCTCGCCGCGTGGTCGAATGGGAAAAGCTCGACATCGAGGAACTCGGCTTCATGAAGGTCGACATCCTCGGCCTTGGCATGCTCGGCTGCATGCGCCGCGCCTTCGATTTGCTCGCCGGGAACAAGGCGACGCATCTGACCATGGCATCGCCGCTGATGCAGAAGGACGACCCGCTTACCTTCGAGATGATCCGTCAGGCCGATACGCTCGGCGTGTTCCAGATCGAAAGCCGCGCGCAGATGTCGATGCTGCCGCGGATGAAGCCGATGAACTTCTACGACATCGCGATCCAGGTAGCGATCGTCCGCCCCGGGCCGATCCAGGGCAATATGGTCCACCCCTATCTCAAGCGCCGGAAGAACCCCGGACTGGTCGACTATCCCTCGCCGGCGCTCGAGAAAGTGCTCAAGAAGACGCTGGGCGTGCCGCTGTTCCAGGAACAGGCGATGCAGGTCGCGATCATCGGCGCCGGCTTCGCACCCAGCGAGGCGGACCGCCTTCGACGTGCAATGGCGACTTTCAAATCCACTGGCGGAATCGGCGAGTTCCGGCCCAAGCTGATCGAAGGCATGTTGGCCAACGGCATCAGCCCCGACTTTGCCGAACGGCTGGTCGCGCAGATCGAAGGCTTCAGCAATTACGGTTTCCCCGAAAGCCACGCAGCGAGCTTCGCCAAGATCGCCTACGCGTCGTCGTGGATGAAATGCCATCATCCGGACGTGTTCTGCTGCGCGCTACTCAACGCGCAGCCAATGGGGTTTTACGCACCGGCGCAATTGGTCCGCGATGCGCGCGCGCATGGCGTCGAAGCGCGGCCAGTGTGCATCAACCAAAGCGACTGGGACACGCGGATGGTGTCCGAAACGCATGCGCGGCCACGCCATGAAGGCTTTTGCGGGACCGATGCGGACTGGGCGAGCATGCAGCCTCTGCGGCTCGGCATGCGGATCGTGCAGGGGCTTTCGAAGGACGATGCCGGGAAGATAATCGATGCGCGTGCACAGTCGCCGTTCGTCTCGATCGAGGATGTCTGGCGGCGCTCGGGCGTGAAGCCGGCGGCGCTCGAACGGCTGGCGCGCGCGGACGCGTTCCAGGTGCTGGGGCTCAACCGGCGTCAGGCGCTGTGGGCGATCAAGGGGCTGGGCCAAAGGCCGCTCGACCTGTTCAGCGCTGCCGATGCGCGCGAGGGGCTGACCGTGCCGGAGAGCATCGAGGCGCCGGTGGCGCTGCTCCCGCTGACCGAGGGCCGTGAAGTGGTCGAGGATTATCGCGCGACCCAGTTGAGCCTGCGGGCGCATCCGGTGACTTTCCTGCGCGAGCGGCTGGCGGCGCGGCGGATCACGAAGTGCGCGGACCTGGCGGGGTTGAAGGATGGCGCGCGAGTCGAGGTCGCCGGGCTGATCCTCGTCCGCCAGCGGCCGGGCAGCGCCAAGGGCGTGGTGTTCGTGACGCTCGAGGACGAGACCGGCATCGCCAATGCGGTGTTCTGGGCCGACCGGTTCGAAGCCAATCGGCGCACGGTGATGACGGCGACGATGCTGGCGATCCGCGGCAAGGTGCAGAAGGAAGGCATCGTGATCCACCTCGTCGCCGAGGCGATCACCGATCTGACTCCGTGGTTGCGCGAAGTCGGCGAGCTCGATTTGCCCCGGATGACCGTGCCCGGCGACGGCGCGACGCATGGCGGGACGATCGATCCGCGCGACCGGCTCAAGCTGCCGCCGCAACGCGCGCTGGAAAGCTGGCCACCGCGGCGCAGCCTCAAGGCGCCGGATCTGATTCCGGTCAAATCACGCGACTTTCACTGA